In Methylobacterium sp. WL1, the sequence CGGTGGTCCCGCCGAGCACCGCGCAACCGGGCGCGCAGCCCGCTCAGGCTTCCCGCCCGGCGAATTCGGGACTCGCCGGCAAGCTCGGCAACGATGCCGCCTGGCGTGCCTACCGCACCCGGTTCATCACCGATCAGGGCCGTGTGGTCGACACCGCCAACGGCCAGATCAGCCACAGCGAAGGCCAGGGCTACGGCATGCTGCTCGCCGTGGCGGCGGGCGACCGGGTGACGTTCGAGCGGATCTGGGGCTGGACCCGCGCCAACCTGATGGTCCGCGGCGACGAGCTGCTGGCGTGGCGCTGGTCTCCGGACAAGAGGCCGGCGGTGGCCGACATGAACAACGCCACCGACGGCGACATCCTCGTCGCCTGGGCCCTGACCGAGGCGGCCGAGGCCTGGAACGAGCCGAGCTACCGCACCGCCGCTCGGCGGATCGCCATCGAGTTCGGGCGCAAGACCATCCTGTTCAAGGATCCGCACGGGGCGCTGCTGCTGCCTGCGGTCTCCGGCTTCTCCGCCCGGGAGCGGCCGGACGGGCCGCTCGTCAACCTGTCCTACTGGATCTTTCCCGCCTTCCCGCGCCTCGCCCTGGTAGCGCCGGAATACGATTGGGCGGCCCTGACGCGCAGCGGCCTCGCGCTGCTGCGCCAGTCCCGCTTCGGCCCCAGCAACCTGCCCACCGAGTGGATCTCCGCCAAGGACGCCCCGCATCCGGCCACGGGCTTTCCGCCGCTGTTCTCCTACAACGCCATCCGCATCCCGCTCTACCTCGCCTGGGCTGGGCTGGTGCGACCCGACGACCTCGCGCCGTTCCAGGCGCTGTGGTCGGGCGCCGACCGGGAGCGGCTGCCGATCGTCGATACCGGCGACGGGCGCAAGGTCGAATGGCTCACCGAGGCCGGCTATTTGGGGATCCCGGCGCTGGTGGCCTGCGCCCTCGACGGCACGCCCTTTCCCGAGGATGCGCGGGGCGATATCGGCAATCAGAACTACTATCCGGCGACCCTGAGCCTACTCGCCCTGACCGCGGCCCGCATGCGCTACCCTTCATGCCTGAAGTCCTGACCGGTCGTTCCCGGGCCCGCATGCGGCGGGCCGGTCCCTGCTTTCTGCTGGCGCTCGTTGCCGCGCCCGCCGCGGCGCAGAACGCCGTCCCTTCGGCCCGGCCCGAGCCCCGCATCATCTACGGCGACGGCCCGCGCGCGCCCGCGATCCTGGCCGACCCGGCCACGTCCCGCACCACCGACATGGTCGACGAGAGCGCCCTGCGCTACTACGCCGCCCAGAAGCAGACCGCCCGGATGAAGGCCGAGATCGCCCGGCTCAAGCGGCTCTATCCGGGCTGGAACGAGCCCCCGGATCTCAACGCCCTGCAGCCGAGCCCGCCCGAGGAGGCGGCCCTTTGGGACCTGTTCACCGCGGGGCGCTTCGACGATCTGCGCGCGGCGATCGCCGCCCGCCGCTCGATCGATCCCGCTTGGCAGCCCTCCGAGGAACTGGCGCGCAAGCTCCGCCGGGCCGAGTTCCGGTCGCGGATCACCGCGCTGACCGGCAAGGAATCCAGCGCGATCATCGATCTCTACCGGGCGGATCCCGGAGCCCTCGATCCCCTCGACGTCCAGAGCATCTGGATGGTCGCCGATGCCCTCGGCGATTCCGGTTCGGGTGACGAGGCGTTCGAACTGTACAAGTCGATCCTCGACGGCAACGCCGATTCCGGCGTGCGCCTCGCCACCATCCAGAAGACGATGGCGCACCTGCGCATGGCGCAGGCGGAACGCCTGATCGAGATGGGACACCGCGGCCCGAACGGGACCTCCGAGTTCGACGCGATCCGCCTCGACATCACCCGCGCGCGGATTGCCGCCTTCCTGCACGAGGAGAGTGCGGAATCCCCCACCCCGGCCGACCTCGCGGCCTTCCAGACCGTCGCCCGCAAGAGCGGCGATCCCAGCCAGACCAGCCTGCTCGGCTGGTACGCCTACAAGCGCCGGCAGTACCGGGAGGCGCTCGAATGGTTCAAGCATGCGATCGCCCGGGGCGGCGACGCCATGGTCGCCCATGGGCTCGCCCTCACCCTGCGCCAGCTCGACATGCAGCGCGAGGCCGAGGAAGTCGCTTATGCATGGCGCGACCGGTTCGTGGGCAACGAGCTGCTCTACATCGACATCCTGGAGCAGAAGCTGACGCTGCCGCGCCCGCCCGCGATCGAGCCCGCGCGCATCGCCCGCTACGCCCAGGTCGTTACCGCGACAACCTCCGGCGAGGGCGCCCAGGGACTCGCGTGGTACGCCTACAATTCCTGCCAGTTCGACACGGCCCTGGAATGGTTTCAGCGGGGCGTCGCCTGGATGCCGAGCGAGGGCACCGTGTTCGGCTACGCCCTGACGCTCCAGCGGCTGAAGCGGCAGCGTCCCTTTCTCGAGACGGTGAACCGCTACGACGGCCTCTTCCCCAAGGCGGTCGATCTGCTGTTCCAGGACGCGACCGCAGGGTCGCCGCTGCCCTGCGACCCCGCACCGCCCGTCGCCGCGGCCGCTCCCGGGCGTCACGCGGCCGCTCCGGGCAGGGCCGAGGTCGCCCCCCTCAACCGGGTGCCGCGGCCGGATCTCCCGAACGCCGCAGCCGATGCGAAGCCCATCGCGGTTCAGCGCAATGAGTTTCCCCTGGCGGTGTCGATGGAGAACGGCCTGCGCTACCCGCCGCCCGGGCTGGCGCGGATCCTGGCCGAGCCCGTTCCCGCCGGCACCTACGCGAGAGAGCCCACGGCCTCGGCGCCGCCCCTCGTGGCGCGGCGCGTGCCCGGCGCGGGGCCGATGCCCTATGAGCGCTTCGGCTACGCCCTGCTGCCGGATTATCGCGGGGGGGACAAGCCCGAACTCCTCTCGTCTCCTGCCCCGGGAACGTTGTGGCAAGACCAGCAGGCCGAGCGGGGGCGGCCCGATAATTCCGAGGCGAAGCGGTTTCAGTTGCCCGCGCGTTCGGCCTTCGACACGTCCGCCACGACCGAACGGACCGGCCCGTGAGGCGCATCGGAGTTCTTGCCGCCCGGATCGGCGCACGCATCGGCGTCATCCCGTGGCTCCTTGCGAGCGGCGCGGCCATCGCACAGCCGGCTCCCGTTCTGGTGATGCCAGGTGCCGGGACCGTCACGGCGGTGATCGAGACACGCGAACGCGACGGTTTTGACCAGCGCCTGCGCTATGCTGGCGGCGACGGCCGCAACCATGCCGAGCTTGCCCTGCGCAGGGAGACCGCCGATCTGCTCCTCGCCTTCCCGCCGCGGCTAGCCAAGCCCAGCGAGTTCGGGATCGCGGGGGAGATCGCCGTCCGGTTTCCGGGACAGGCGATGACCGTGCGGCCGCCGCTGCGGAACGCATACGGTCCGATCGGGATCGCCCTCGGCGTCGATTGCCTCTACGCGTGGCAATGGATCGATGGCGACCGCGGCGACAGCCCCTCCGGCGGCCAGCCGGCACTGTTTCAGGCCGAGCCGGTCGCGCGACGCCGGGCGATCTCCCTGAGGATCCGGATGTGCCGCACCGCTGAGGCCAGCCTCGGCGACCTCGTCCGTGCGGTGGAGGGCCTGCGGATCGCCCTGCCGGGAACGCGCCTCCTGCCGCCGGCCGCGCGCGTCCGATCCCAGAGAACCGCACCGAAGGCGGTCGCCCGTCGCCCTGGCAAGCCAGCCGCCGGCGAGGCGGAAAAGGCCGAGATCCCGCCGCCGCGGAAGCTGCCACCGCCGCAGCAGCCGGTCGCGGCGCCCGTCGCGCCGCCCGCCTCTCCGCCGATCGCGGCGCCCGTCGCGCCGCCGATCGCGGCGCCCGATCAGAAGCGCTACATCGTGCCGCCGAACCCGCAGGCGCCCGCTCCCCTGCTGCCGGAGGGCATTAACCAGCGCTACATCACGGATGGCGGCGGTCCCGGGACCGCACCCAAGCCGGTCCCGGGCCAGGCGCCCGGCGAGACCTTCTTCCGTGACCTTCCACCCGAAGCCTATCGGCCACCCTCGGTCCGATAGGCCGTCCTTCATCAGGCCTGAAGCCATCCTGCATGCGCGGGAAGAGCGGCACGATCTGAGCCGCCCAGGATCTC encodes:
- a CDS encoding glycosyl hydrolase family 8 — its product is MSRRDRSPLAAAILVAAILPASAQEQPVVPPSTAQPGAQPAQASRPANSGLAGKLGNDAAWRAYRTRFITDQGRVVDTANGQISHSEGQGYGMLLAVAAGDRVTFERIWGWTRANLMVRGDELLAWRWSPDKRPAVADMNNATDGDILVAWALTEAAEAWNEPSYRTAARRIAIEFGRKTILFKDPHGALLLPAVSGFSARERPDGPLVNLSYWIFPAFPRLALVAPEYDWAALTRSGLALLRQSRFGPSNLPTEWISAKDAPHPATGFPPLFSYNAIRIPLYLAWAGLVRPDDLAPFQALWSGADRERLPIVDTGDGRKVEWLTEAGYLGIPALVACALDGTPFPEDARGDIGNQNYYPATLSLLALTAARMRYPSCLKS
- the bcsN gene encoding cellulose biosynthesis protein BcsN encodes the protein MRRIGVLAARIGARIGVIPWLLASGAAIAQPAPVLVMPGAGTVTAVIETRERDGFDQRLRYAGGDGRNHAELALRRETADLLLAFPPRLAKPSEFGIAGEIAVRFPGQAMTVRPPLRNAYGPIGIALGVDCLYAWQWIDGDRGDSPSGGQPALFQAEPVARRRAISLRIRMCRTAEASLGDLVRAVEGLRIALPGTRLLPPAARVRSQRTAPKAVARRPGKPAAGEAEKAEIPPPRKLPPPQQPVAAPVAPPASPPIAAPVAPPIAAPDQKRYIVPPNPQAPAPLLPEGINQRYITDGGGPGTAPKPVPGQAPGETFFRDLPPEAYRPPSVR